The DNA sequence GCTGAAAACACTCCACCCCCTGCGAGCGGTGACGCACTGGCTGACCTCAAGCGCGCCAAGATCCAGCTGGCACTGCGTCGTGCCGAACTGAGCAAGCTCGAACGTGACCCTGCAACTACCCCTGAGACACTGCAGGAAGCTCGGCAACGACTGACCGAGGCACAATGCCAGGTAGATGCACATGCCGTCCCTTGAAGCCACCAGCGGCCTTGACCCGGCCAATGAGCGCCTGCGCAAGGCCATGAGGCTCGTCCTGCTCGCCACGCTGCCGGGCCTGCTGGCAATGCTCTGGCTGTTTGGCTGGGGCACACTGTTCAATCTGCTGCTGGCTGCAGCCGGGGCCCTGGCGACCGAAGCAGCACTGCTGAAGTTGCGGCAAAGCCCTGTACTGGCCGACGTGAGCGATGGCAGCGCACTGGTCAGTGCCACCCTCCTTGCACTGGCGCTGCCGCCCTACACGCCCTGGTGGCTGACGTTGATCGCTTCGAGCGCCGCCATGGGCCTTGGCAAGCATGTCTATGGTGGCGTGGGCAAGAATCCCTTCAACCCGGCCATGCTGGGTTACGCCCTGGTGCTGCTGTCCTTCCCCCTGCAGATGACCCAATGGCCAGCGCCACACGCACTGGACCTGATGACCGGCCTGGAGCGAGTGTTCGGTTTCCATGGCGCCGGGCAACCGGATGCCTGGGCACAGGCCACGGCGCTCGATGCACTGCGTATCAACAAAAGCCTGACCATTGAAGAGCTGTTCTCGACCCATCCGGCCTTCGGCAATTACGGCGCCAAGGGTATCGAATGGGCCAACCTGGCCTTCCTTGCCGGCGGTCTGTTCTTGATGCAGCAGCGCGTGTTCAGCTGGCACGCTCCGGTTGCCATGCTGGGCAGCCTGTTCGTCATCAGCCTGCTGTGCTGGAATGGCTCGGGCTCGGATTCCAATGGTTCGCCGGTTTTCCACCTGCTGTCCGGGGCGACCATGCTCGGCGCCTTCTTCATCGTCACAGAGCCGGTGTCCGGCCCCAGGAGTCCACGAGCCCGCCTGCTGTTCGGTGCCGGGGTCGGGCTGCTGGTTTACCTGATCCGCACGTGGGGCAACTATCCCGATGGGGTGGCTTTCGCCGTGCTGCTGATGAACCTGACGGTACCCGCCCTCGATCGACTGGCCTCGGCCTCCCAGGAGGCCCGCGCATGAGCCGGCAACCGTCGCTGATCACCGGTTTGATGCTGCTGGCGTTGCTCTGCTGCGTGACCGTGGGCGCGACGCTTGCCTGGCAACACTATTGCGCACCACGAATCGCCAAGGCCGAACAAACCTTGAAAGCCCGGGCGCTACTGACCGTGCTGCCGGCCGATAGCTACGACAATCAGCCATTGGACACCCCCCTGCAACTCAAGGAACCGACGCTGACCAACAGCACCTTGATCACCGGCTACCTGGCCACCCTCGGCGGCAAGCCACGCGCCGTGGTCCTGCACAGCCGAACCAACGGCTACGATGGCCCTCTGGACCTCCTTATCGGCATTGGCAGCAACGGCCGGTTGCTTGGGGTCAAGGCCTTGCAGCACAACGAAACCCCAGGCCTGGGGGCAGGCATTGCCGAACCGGGCAATCCGCTGATGCAGGGTTTCGTCGACAAAGACCGCACCACGACACCTGATTCCGCCTGGGCATTGACCAGGGACAAGGGGCAGTTCGACCAGTTGGCCGGTGCCACCATTACCTCGCGAGCGGTGGTAAACGCCGTGCATGATGCCTTGCGCTATTTTGACGAGCATGCCGAGGTATTGAGGGGAGGGACGGTTCATGAATAAATCCTGGTCCTGGCTTGGCGTGCTCAGCCTCGCCCCCCTGCTGGGCGCCAGCCAGACGCTGGTGCAGGCCGCCAGCCTGTTGCTGGCGACCCTGGTGGTGGTTCTGCTCTACAGCCTGGCCATGCTGGCACTGCGTCGCTTCTTGCATCCGGCGCTGCGCGAAACCGCCAGCATCGTGCTTGCCGCGGCGATTGTCAGCTGTCTCGATTTGGGGCTACGCGCCTGGGCACTGGAGATCCATCAAGGGCTCGGGCTCTATCTTGCACTGATCGGCCTGAACTGCCTGCTGCTGGAGCGCAGCCTCTTTTCCGAGGCCAGCCGTTCATTCCCGGCGCTGCGGCTGATGGCCACCTATGGCGCGCTTGTGCTCACGCTTGGCCTGAGCCGCGAGCTCCTCGCCAGTGGCACCCTGAACCTGGACATGAGCCTCATCCGGGAGGCCTCGGGCCTGCGCCTGGCAACCTTGGCACCCGGCGGTTTCATTCTCCTGGGGTTGCTTGTCGCGGCCTGGCGGAGCCTGTCCGGCCGTACCACTCGTATTCGCAAGGAAACGCTTGCCCCATGAACGCCGCAAAACGCCTGGAAATCTTTCGCAGGCTTCACGAGGACAATCCCGAGCCCAAGACCGAGCTGGCCTATTCCTCACCCTTTGAATTACTGATTGCAGTAATCCTTTCGGCCCAGGCCACTGACGTTGGCGTCAACAAGGCCACGGCAAAACTGTTTCCAGTGGCCAATACGCCCGAGGCAATGTATGCCCTTGGCGTGGAGGGTTTGTCGCACTACATCAAGACCATTGGCTTGTACAACAGCAAGGCCAGGAACGTCATCGAGACGTGCCGCCTGTTGATCGAGCAACATGACAGCCAGGTACCACAAACCCGCGAGGCACTCGAAGCCCTGCCAGGTGTTGGCCGCAAAACTGCCAACGTGGTGCTCAACACCGCGTTCCGCCAGTTGACCATGGCGGTCGACACGCACATTTTCCGCGTCAGCAACCGTACCGGCATCGCCCCCGGCAAGACCGTTCTGGAAGTTGAAAAGGGACTGTTGAAGTTCGTACCCAAGCCTTTTTTGCTGGACGCCCATCATTGGCTGATCTTGCATGGGCGCTATGTCTGCCAGGCACGTAAACCGCGTTGTGGCAGTTGCCGCATTGAAGACCTGTGCGAATACAAACACAAAACCTCCGACGATTGATCGAACATTGAAAAAACTGATCAACCGATTGAAAAAATCTTTTTTACCCGCTCAGAAATTATCGCTATAAGGTGCGCCATGGCAGTCTTAGCCTGGAGTTGACTTATGAGCACCGATAAAGAGCAACTGGAAGAAGTTGACTTCGACGCAGTCGATGGTTCTGAGGACCCGGCGGAGTCCGTAGCAGAAGTAGCCAAGACCAACCTGAGCAAACGCCGCACTATCGATAACTTATTGGAAGAGCGCCGCCTGCAAAAACAACTGGCCGATTACGACTTCGACCTTTAGCCACCCCTGATTGTCTGTCAGGCATCCATCTCTCCTGGCAGACAACCCCCGACTTGGCTGCACCAAAGCCTCCACCGGAGGCTTTTTTGTTGGGTCGCAGCCAAAATGGGCCTGCGCTCAAACCAGCCCGTTACGCTGAGCCAGCTCAATAAGGTCGACCAGAGAGCGCGCGTTGAGCTTGAGCAACAAGCGCGTCTTGTAGGTGCTGACCGTCTTGTTGCTCAAAAACATTCCATCGGCGATTTCCTTGTTGGTTTTCCCTCTGGCCAATTGCTGCAGCACCATCATTTCCCTGCCTGACAATCGCTCGACCATATCGGCTTCGGTCGAGTTGCCCAGATTGGAGCGAACCGAATGCAGCGCCTGATTTGGAAAGTAACTGTAACCGGACAACACCGCCTTGATGGCACTCAGCAGTTCGGTAAGATCCTGTTGCTTGCAGACGTACCCGGCGGCGCCGGCCTGCATGCAACGCATGGAAAAATGCCCGGGGGCCTGTGATGTCAGCACCAGTACCTTCATGGGCGTATTGGTCGATGTCAGCCGCGCAATAACCTCCAACCCATCGAGCTTGGGAATTCCGATGTCGAGAATGACTATATCCGGAACATGCTCCCGAGCCAGTTGCAAGGCATCCACACCGTTGTCCGTCTCCGCTATGACTTCATAGCCATGGCGTTCCATCAGCATGCGTACAGCAAGGCGAATGACGGGATGATCATCCACGATCAGCACTTTATTCATGGGCAAATCCAATTCTTCGCTGTTCGAATTTTTAGAGCCCGCACAATAGCCTAGTCATTCGGATCTTTGCATTGCACTCTCCCCACGCATTTACAGGCAGAGACCCCGCCTACACCCAAGAGAGATATATCCTACAAAAATCCCTCACAACAGCAGCGCTCCAGTTCAATGGAATGACACTCTCGCATGAAGGAGTCATCAAGAGCGAAAAAATTACATTATAAAAATTCCAGAGCGAGGCCAGACCACTATCAGCGGCTTCCGTAAACCATGACAGAATCTTCTAAATCAATCAGAGGACTCAGACCAGGTAAAATCACCTTAGCAGCGCCATAACAAATTTCAACCGCATACAATTTCAAAAAATCTCGACACAGAAGCACACATCGATATTGCATTCCAGTTTCGCCGGCTACAGTTGCACATTGCGTATTACGCATGCTCTGCCGAATCATTTCCACTTGATAAAAAAACAAGCCCACTGCTATTTTTGTCACACGGCATTATCCGCTCCCTGTGTCTCATCTGATTTTTCCAGGCAACAAATAATCACCTCTAGCGACGGGAGGCAGACCCTACAGTAGCCAGACCGACTCTTTCATGCGGGACGCATTGCGCGAGTCCCACCATGACCCTTCAGGCTCTCACACATGAATCAACCGTCATCCCCAAGCAAGAACCCGCTCACGATCATTGCGATCTTTGCAGGCATCATCGAAGCGTCCGCCCTGGCATCGCTTCCCTTTCTCGATAACGACAGTCAGAATATCTATACCTGGTTCCTGGTAGGCTTTCCGCCCTTCCTGACCGCCCTGTTTTTCCTCACTTTGAACTTCAATTCAAAATCTTTATATTCGCCGTCCGATTTCGTCAACGAAGAAGATTTTCTAAAACTTAGGGAATCGTCTGCAAACCATGAAAAATCCGAGACTATCAGCGACAATATCACGCCATCAGAAAGTTCCAACCCCAGCATCCCAACTGCGCCACGCACACCCACAAGAAAGAAAAAACCGACAAAAAGCGACCTCTCCAAAGCCCCCTCTTCGACGTCTGCGGATGATAATACTTCCGGCCATCTAACCGTTCATTTAAAGTCCTCCTTCCGCACCCTTCACATTATTGACAGCAGAGTTCTGACAAAGAAAATATCGCTCCCCGACATCTTCCTGGCCGCGACACCTGATGGCTGTAACAATAATCCCGAGACAACGGAGTTACTGGCTATACTATTAACCAACACAAAAACCGAACCCTGTATTGATGCTTTTCTAATCGATGCACTTCGCTCCGAAAACAAAAAAAATGCACCCAGTCGCACGGTTGCCATTTACAACCTCGACACCCTCACTCTGACAACCCTGATCAGGCAAAATCCAGACAACAACCGTCATCCTCCCTGAGCTCGAGCTCGAGTTTCATTAAACGAAAAAAAACCCCGACCAATGGCCGAGGTTTTTTTTCAACTTGCCAACAGAATCAGAACAACTTGCGACCCTTGTTCGCAGCAATTCGCATGCGCAATGCATTGAGCTTGATGAAGCCCGCCGCGTCAGCCTGGTTGTAGGCGCCGCCGTCTTCTTCGAAGGTTGCGATGTTCGCATCGAACAGCGAGTCGTCCGACTTGCGGCCGGTGACGATCACATTGCCCTTGTACAGCTTCAGGCGCACGACGCCATTCACATTCGCCTGGGACGCATCGATCATTTGTTGCAGCATCAGACGCTCAGGGCTCCACCAGTAACCGGTGTAGATGAGGCTGGCGTACTTGGGCATCAGCTCGTCTTTGAGGTGAGCGACTTCGCGGTCCAGGGTAATCGATTCGATCGCACGGTGGGCGCGCAGCATGATGGTGCCGCCAGGGGTCTCGTAGCAGCCGCGCGACTTCATGCCGACGTAGCGGTTCTCGACGATGTCCAGGCGACCGATGCCGTGTTCGCCACCGATACGGTTCAGGGTCGCCAGCACGGTAGCCGGGGTCATTTCGACGCCGTCCAGTGCGACGATGTCGCCGTTGCGGTAGGTCAGTTCCAGATACTGCGGGGTGTCAGGAGCCTTCTCCGGGGAGACGGTCCAGCGCCACATGTCTTCTTCGTGCTCGGTCCAGGTATCTTCCAGCACACCGCCCTCGTAGGAGATGTGCAGCAGGTTGGCATCCATCGAGTACGGGGACTTCTTCTTGCCGTGACGCTCGATTGGAATACCGTGCTTCTCGGCGTAGTCCATCAGCTTCTCACGCGAGAGCAGGTCCCACTCGCGCCATGGCGCAATGACCTTGACCCCAGGCTTGAGCGCGTAGGCGCCCAGTTCGAACCGCACCTGGTCGTTGCCCTTGCCGGTCGCACCATGGGAAATGGCGTCGGCACCGGTTTCGTTGGCGATTTCGATCAGACGCTTGGCGATCAAGGGACGCGCGATGGAAGTACCCAGCAGGTACTCGCCTTCGTAGACGGTGTTGGCGCGGAACATCGGGAACACGAAGTCGCGTACGAATTCTTCGCGCAGATCGTCGATGTATATCTCTTTCACGCCCATGGCTTGCGCCTTGGCACGTGCTGGCTCTACTTCTTCGCCCTGCCCCAGGTCAGCGGTGAAGGTCACTACTTCACAGTTATAAGTGTCCTGCAGCCACTTGAGGATCACCGAAGTGTCCAGGCCGCCGGAATACGCCAGAACGACCTTGTTTACGTCCGCCATGCCATCACTCCACGGGGTTGTACGGAAAGCTGTCGATTCTACCGCTCTGGCCCTTGAAATTACAGTGGCGCGACAGCTAAAGACGATGAAGCGACAGTTATTGTCGAGAGCGCGACGGTTTATGCTGCTCAGGAAGCCGCCGCAGGTTCGCGGCAT is a window from the Pseudomonas sp. LS1212 genome containing:
- a CDS encoding RnfABCDGE type electron transport complex subunit D: MPSLEATSGLDPANERLRKAMRLVLLATLPGLLAMLWLFGWGTLFNLLLAAAGALATEAALLKLRQSPVLADVSDGSALVSATLLALALPPYTPWWLTLIASSAAMGLGKHVYGGVGKNPFNPAMLGYALVLLSFPLQMTQWPAPHALDLMTGLERVFGFHGAGQPDAWAQATALDALRINKSLTIEELFSTHPAFGNYGAKGIEWANLAFLAGGLFLMQQRVFSWHAPVAMLGSLFVISLLCWNGSGSDSNGSPVFHLLSGATMLGAFFIVTEPVSGPRSPRARLLFGAGVGLLVYLIRTWGNYPDGVAFAVLLMNLTVPALDRLASASQEARA
- a CDS encoding RnfABCDGE type electron transport complex subunit G, yielding MSRQPSLITGLMLLALLCCVTVGATLAWQHYCAPRIAKAEQTLKARALLTVLPADSYDNQPLDTPLQLKEPTLTNSTLITGYLATLGGKPRAVVLHSRTNGYDGPLDLLIGIGSNGRLLGVKALQHNETPGLGAGIAEPGNPLMQGFVDKDRTTTPDSAWALTRDKGQFDQLAGATITSRAVVNAVHDALRYFDEHAEVLRGGTVHE
- a CDS encoding Rnf-Nqr domain containing protein, which produces MNKSWSWLGVLSLAPLLGASQTLVQAASLLLATLVVVLLYSLAMLALRRFLHPALRETASIVLAAAIVSCLDLGLRAWALEIHQGLGLYLALIGLNCLLLERSLFSEASRSFPALRLMATYGALVLTLGLSRELLASGTLNLDMSLIREASGLRLATLAPGGFILLGLLVAAWRSLSGRTTRIRKETLAP
- the nth gene encoding endonuclease III, with protein sequence MNAAKRLEIFRRLHEDNPEPKTELAYSSPFELLIAVILSAQATDVGVNKATAKLFPVANTPEAMYALGVEGLSHYIKTIGLYNSKARNVIETCRLLIEQHDSQVPQTREALEALPGVGRKTANVVLNTAFRQLTMAVDTHIFRVSNRTGIAPGKTVLEVEKGLLKFVPKPFLLDAHHWLILHGRYVCQARKPRCGSCRIEDLCEYKHKTSDD
- a CDS encoding PA3496 family putative envelope integrity protein, which encodes MSTDKEQLEEVDFDAVDGSEDPAESVAEVAKTNLSKRRTIDNLLEERRLQKQLADYDFDL
- a CDS encoding response regulator transcription factor; translated protein: MNKVLIVDDHPVIRLAVRMLMERHGYEVIAETDNGVDALQLAREHVPDIVILDIGIPKLDGLEVIARLTSTNTPMKVLVLTSQAPGHFSMRCMQAGAAGYVCKQQDLTELLSAIKAVLSGYSYFPNQALHSVRSNLGNSTEADMVERLSGREMMVLQQLARGKTNKEIADGMFLSNKTVSTYKTRLLLKLNARSLVDLIELAQRNGLV
- a CDS encoding argininosuccinate synthase, which produces MADVNKVVLAYSGGLDTSVILKWLQDTYNCEVVTFTADLGQGEEVEPARAKAQAMGVKEIYIDDLREEFVRDFVFPMFRANTVYEGEYLLGTSIARPLIAKRLIEIANETGADAISHGATGKGNDQVRFELGAYALKPGVKVIAPWREWDLLSREKLMDYAEKHGIPIERHGKKKSPYSMDANLLHISYEGGVLEDTWTEHEEDMWRWTVSPEKAPDTPQYLELTYRNGDIVALDGVEMTPATVLATLNRIGGEHGIGRLDIVENRYVGMKSRGCYETPGGTIMLRAHRAIESITLDREVAHLKDELMPKYASLIYTGYWWSPERLMLQQMIDASQANVNGVVRLKLYKGNVIVTGRKSDDSLFDANIATFEEDGGAYNQADAAGFIKLNALRMRIAANKGRKLF